ATGGACTTGGAAGGTATGTGTACtggataaacatacatgtagacatatggcactaacacaaacatatagagcaggGCAAATTGACCCCGCGACACCCTCCCCCCTTCGGGTAAATTGCGTACGGCAATAGTTTACTGTCCATAGTTActaacatgaaaacaaatgttgtcaGAGCATAAGTTTGTCCACTAAATGAATACCTTAAGATTTCATAAGTAACTACTACTACATTCTATACTTATGTGCACTGTTAAACACTAgctacacatatacatacaaactaaataaacatacacaaaaaaCTGAAATAGGCCTATTTCCATGCAATACCAGACCCTGCCTTTATGGCGTAGTCTGAATTAAGACTTGCTCAATGTCTTAAACAGAATGATGCACATTATGTTATCATCATATATTATACAACTGGCACAAAAGCTGTATGAAAACATATCACGGAAAATCTTGTCAGAAGATTTTACCAAATTTcttcaaatgtattaaaaaaaaatctcaatctgcaaaaaaaaaacaactcttAATGTAAATGATGTGAATACTTTGAtgttaatagtttatttcattgttgGTGTAACGGTAAATGGTGACTATGTGACCCACGTGTCACTCTGCATCCAAGCAGGGCGCTGAGTGATGCGTCTCGTCCTCCGCTGTGGTATCACATACCTTGGCGATGGCGTTGCCAAACTAGGTGTTACATCCGCATGTGTCGTATCCGGTAAGTTGTCGCATTGAACGGCAGTATTAGCTACAGCTGCAGTAGTTGACAATGCACTCTGCGGTAACGCTTGCTGAGCCTCAGTAATACTGCCAGAACAATATGTATCGTCGGCTACATCGATGCCAGACAGATCCCTTGAATCAAGAGAACGAAGAGGTGCAAGAAGTGGAATGCCAGACAAAGGCAGGATAAGGTTCCTGTGAAGAGTTCGCACTGGACCTCTAGCAAACTCTTTTCTCACTCGAAAGACGGGGATATCAGGATTCGGCTGACTGATGACGACATACACGTCCCTGCCCCACCGATCCGCAAGCTTGTGGCGACCCCTGATACCAACCATCTTGACAATAACCTTATCGCCAACCGCTACCTTCGCTTCCCGTACTCTTGTATCGTAACGTCTGTTGTGACGACGAGTTTGGCGTCGAGCCTCACGAGTCGCAGCTTTGTAGGCAAACCCAAGACGTTCCTGAATACCCTGAATAAAAGTAGACCTATCTGAAGAAGAAAAATCTGGCTCAATGCCCAAGAACGCATCTATTGCTAGTCTCGGATGTCTCCCGAACATCAAAAAGTATTGCGTCATGCCGGTACTCTCATGCCGAGTAGCATTGTAAGCGTGTACCAATGTTGGTAAGTGGGCTTTCCAGTTCTGTTTCTTCTCATCATCGAGTGTCCCAATCATGTTCATAAGTGCTTGATTGAAACGTTTGGCCATGCCGTTGCATTGTGGGCGATACGGGGTCGTACGACTTTTCTCGACCTTTGCAATGTCGCAAAGTTCCCTTATAATAGCACTCTCAAAGTTGCGTCCCTGGTCACTATGTAGATGACTTGGGAACCCGTCATGTACAATGACCTGCTCAAATAGCGCTTTGGCAGTGGACCGAGCTGTTTCATTTCTCATTGGTATGGCCTGCACATACCGAGTGAAATGGTCTGTGATGACCAACACTTTCTCATATCCTCTTTTGGACATATCTAAGGTAAGGAAGTCAATGCATACAAGCTCGAGAGGGTACGTGGATCGATGGAAACCAATTCTGCAGAGACCTTTTCTCTTGTCTTACGACAAATGCACCTCTCACAGAGCCTGATACGTGTTTCAACAAACGAGTCGAGACCTGGCCAAAAGAATCGAGATCTTATCAAAGAAAGTGTACGTTCCCTGACCTGGTGACCTGCCTCATCATGTAGACCCGCTAATATAACATCGTAAAAGACGTCTGGAACAACCAACTGGTCTACAGGATGACCATTTGACATACCATGACGGTACAACAAACCATCCCGAAAGAATAACATGTTCTGCTCCCTCAGAAACTTCCTGACTGACTCATCTTCTAATGACATCTGGCGCCGAGTCAGTCTAAAACTTGACTTCATATTCTCTGCCACCCTACTGATAGCTCTATCCCGAGCCTGTTCAACCTTCCAGTTAATATCAGCTAATGGAGTGAAAGGATCAACCTCGTCCCTTGGTGTCTGAGCTGCCGTTTGTGAGAAGGACAAACACTCAATAATAGGACAAACTCTCACTAGATGGTAATCAAACAAAGCTTTGAAACATAACGTTATTATCACTCAGCGAGACACCAGGAAGACGGGAAAGAATATCTGCATCTATATTCTGCATTCCTGAACGGTAGACAATATTGAAATGGAAGGCTGACAACACCGCTAACCATCGGTGTGACAAAGCGTCAAGTTTCGCTGATTTGAACGCATAGGTCATGGGGTTATTGTCGGTGCGAACGCAAAATTAATTACCATAAAGGTAATCGTAAAATTTGTCCACGACAGCCCATTTGAGTGACAAGAACTCAAGCTTATGAGCCGGATAATTGCGTTCACTACCGCGTAATCCAAGAGACGCGTTTGCGACGACCTTTTCGACCCCGTCAACTTTCTGATAAAGAACAGCTCTAAGACCGACACTGCTTGCATCAATGTTGAGAATAAATGGCTTAGAGAAGTCTGCATACGTAAGAACAGGAGCCGAACACAAACGATCGATAATGATCTCAAATGCTTTCTAATGGATTTCATCCCACAGGCTGACGTTCTCTGCTTTTCTTCTTCTCCTTCGTGTCCCCAACAAGCAAATGGTTGAGTGGTTTGGCGAGATGGGCAAACTGGGGAATGAACCGCCTGTAATACTCCGCAAACCCGAGAAAACTCCTCAACTCCTTCAAATTAGAGGGCACCTTCCACCTCCTCAATACTTCAATCTTCTCAGAATCTGTCTGCAGCCCATCCTCACTTACAACATGACCCAAGTACTTTACCTCTCGCTGAAAGAACTCACACTTACTCCCTTTCAGTTTCAACACAGCAGACTCCAAGCGCTGAAAGACAGATTCAAGACGTCTGGAATGACTATCAAGAGAATCACTAAATATGATTATATCATCTAAGTAGATGAGACACTCCTTCAAGTGCAGTTCTCCCATGCTACGTTCCATGAGCCGATGAAATGTGGCTGGGCGTTAGTTAAACCAAACGCCATCCTGTTACACTCAAAGAAGCCGAGAGGCCCCACAGAAAAAGCAGTCTTGGGCTTATCAGCCTCTTTCATGGCAACCTGCCAATAGCCGGAACGTAAGTCAAGCTTACTGAAATACTTGGAGCCAGCGAGAGCGTCAAGTGTCTCATCAATACGAGGAAGAGCGTAAGCATCCTTAATAATTTTACTATTAAGGCGCCGGAAGTCGATACAGAAACGCAAAGACTTATCCTTCTTTCTAACGAGAACCACATTGGAAGAGAAAGGAGATTTAGATTCTCGAATAGCTCGTGCATCCATCATCTCACGCAAATGCTCCCTCACCTCTTCAAACATCCCAGGTGGAATCCGTCTATATGGCTCTTTAAATGGAGTAGAATATGTAAGGTTAATCTCATGCTCAACCAAAGACGTACAACCCAAGTCAGTGATGTCTGTTGAAAACAAGTGTTTCCACCGAGAAAAAAAAGTGCTGGCCTGCATCGACCTCATGAAGAGAGCAAATGACAGCCTTGGGAATGATAGATAAAGTCTTAACAGAGAGATTGCAAATTCTAACAGGAATCTTACTGAACGACGTGTTTGGATTAACCCGAACAATTCTGGGGCTAACACTCAATCCTTGTGACCGCTCGTCAGTATCTGTCATGCCATCAGTAAAATCTCCCACTCCTCTGACCAAACCGGTAACTGTCTTAGTCTCATTCGGCCAAATTATGATTGGTTTCTTTGAAAATGCCTTCACAGAAAGTGTGTTAACTGTTGTCAAGGAAGACAATACATCTTGCCATACAGGAGGCATATGCTGTAATTGTGAAGATGACTTGACATAGTTGATAACATTGGTGCCTACCAGCATAGGAACACTAGATGAATAATCTATGTCAGGTATGATCAGTACCGGTACAGATACAGGAACAATATCCACCGACGGAAATGTCATATCAATCAAACAGTATCCACAATATGGAACCTTCGCATCATTTGCACCagaaatatcaagttcaaaaTCTTTTAGACTATAAAGTTTAGGCCTAGGGTAAAAAGAGCGATAAAAACGTTGGCTTAGAGTAGTAACCATTGAACCCGTATCAAGCAAGGCAGAACAGGAAGTGCCATTGAAAAGAACAGTCGTCTCATTCGGTCTACCAATCAAGGGCGCTTTGTGAATGGGCAAAGCACAACATTGCAACATTAAAGGCCCCAACAGTCCCTCACAGTAGGAAAGACTGTTTTTTGCTGCTTCATACTGCCCACAGCAGTATAACATGGATGCAAACTTTAGTCTGCTGGACAACACGTCAGAGTCAAAGGAGTGTTTGTACAGGTTAAGAACGTCCTGTGTGATTGGTAGTCCGAGTTGGATAAACCTGGATGCTTGGACTGACGCACACGTGCAAAGTAGATGAGGAATAATTACAGAGAAAAAACTCGTGTTGTACATCAGATGCCCTCTCGGATATGTTGACTAACGTTATGATGTCTTGAAACTTGGCCTGTACGTATTGATACCATTCGAGGTTTTGACGGTTTTGTATTGGTACTTGTGTACTTGCATAGCACCGTCCATGATATCGCGATACTACCTCGAAGGATATACTTTCATTAATCATTTTCCTAGACATATTTTCACTGTTCGTAAGGTGTAAAATCAGCGCTGACATTCTCGCACCAAGTGAGTCCATCTGTACTTCATAAATGCACTGCAGGTCAGAGGTAACCATGCTATTTATCATTTCTGTGATAACTTTAAGTTCATGCTTAAATAACTTACCAGTGAAGAGATTTACGTTCGAAATGGTGTAGTGTGGACAATTCTTAATCTTCAGCCACCTTATAAGTGTGTTTAGACAGTAAATAACACACTGTACAAGGTTACATTCCTTCCATATGCCTGGTGGGTATGTCTCTATTGTAAATAACATGGCCGTCTTGATGTGAAAAGTGCTAAGCCGATCTCCAACTACTGGCTTAAAAAATGACTTgctaattattttgattaacaCATACGTCTTGTGCTGAACAGAGTTCATGTCAAACACAAGGAGTCTTTCCATTATTGAGGTGGAGAACCTCCATTCCCATTTTGACTTTGGGTAGCTCAGGTCATTTCGAATGACATGAAGCGCAGTAGAGCGACACCTTGTTGACCTTTCAGGAGAGTCAGAGTAACCCTGTGGCACCAGGAACACTCCAGTCTGTCTTGCTCTGGCCAGTGTGTCAGGTTTAGGCCAGTGTCCATGCCGGGGTCTGTTGAACAGAAACTGGCACTCCTGTGGAAGACTGGCACAATAATAGGCCATAACTCTATCAATGTCTTCACACCAGCTCCTGGATGGACCGTGTTGCACTACTTGTCGGCGAATTCCGTTATAGATTTATAATACTGTACTTGACTATTTGTCCGCAATACCCTCCCTTCACTGTCTAGCACATCACTTTGAAACACCACATGTTTCCAAGGTAATGGAAGG
The sequence above is drawn from the Mya arenaria isolate MELC-2E11 chromosome 14, ASM2691426v1 genome and encodes:
- the LOC128217810 gene encoding uncharacterized protein LOC128217810, with the translated sequence MAYYCASLPQECQFLFNRPRHGHWPKPDTLARARQTGVFLVPQGYSDSPERSTRCRSTALHVIRNDLSYPKSKWEWRFSTSIMERLLVFDMNSVQHKTYVLIKIISKSFFKPVVGDRLSTFHIKTAMLFTIETYPPGIWKECNLVQCVIYCLNTLIRWLKIKNCPHYTISNVNLFTGKLFKHELKVITEMINSMVTSDLQCIYEVQMDSLGARMSALILHLTNSENMSRKMINESISFEVVSRYHGRCYASTQVPIQNRQNLEWYQYVQAKFQDIITLVNISERASDVQHEFFLCNYSSSTLHVCVSPSIQVYPTRTTNHTGRS